In the Flavobacterium pallidum genome, one interval contains:
- a CDS encoding c-type cytochrome codes for MKTTFILLLTTALFVSCKKEEPKSELYPEAAETQTPMDLGKEIFNGKGNCFACHREDQKVIGPSIQEIAKTYKAKKGNLVQFLKENADPLVDPSQYDAMKVNLQLTKTFSEEELKGLEAYIYSF; via the coding sequence ATGAAAACAACATTTATACTATTATTGACAACGGCACTCTTCGTCAGCTGCAAAAAAGAAGAACCAAAATCCGAATTGTATCCCGAAGCTGCGGAAACACAAACACCTATGGATTTAGGAAAGGAGATTTTCAACGGCAAAGGAAACTGTTTTGCCTGCCATCGCGAAGACCAAAAAGTCATCGGGCCAAGTATTCAGGAAATTGCCAAAACCTATAAAGCCAAAAAAGGAAACCTCGTCCAATTCCTGAAAGAAAATGCCGATCCATTAGTTGACCCGTCACAATATGACGCGATGAAAGTCAACCTGCAACTGACGAAGACTTTTTCGGAGGAAGAATTAAAAGGATTGGAGGCTTATATTTATTCTTTTTAG
- a CDS encoding methylated-DNA--[protein]-cysteine S-methyltransferase, which produces METTYIKTPLGIAKISGDENGISIISILDSEKESSENIPQVLEEAVLQLQDYFAGKRNDFTFKLNPSGTDFQKSVWQELLTIPFGKTVTYMDITKKLGDVKAIRAVASANGKNPLWIVVPCHRVIGSDGSLTGYAGGLWRKKWLLEHETPSAQQSLF; this is translated from the coding sequence ATGGAAACCACCTACATCAAAACGCCTCTCGGGATCGCCAAAATCAGCGGTGATGAGAACGGTATATCCATCATCTCCATCCTGGATTCCGAAAAAGAAAGTTCTGAAAATATACCGCAGGTCCTTGAAGAGGCTGTGCTGCAGCTTCAGGATTATTTTGCCGGAAAAAGGAATGATTTCACCTTTAAACTCAACCCTTCCGGAACCGATTTCCAGAAAAGCGTGTGGCAGGAATTGCTGACTATCCCATTCGGGAAAACAGTGACTTATATGGACATTACCAAAAAACTTGGTGATGTAAAAGCCATCCGCGCAGTAGCTTCCGCTAATGGCAAGAATCCGTTATGGATTGTCGTGCCGTGCCATAGGGTAATCGGAAGCGACGGGTCATTGACCGGATACGCGGGCGGACTCTGGCGCAAGAAATGGCTGTTGGAGCATGAAACGCCATCGGCACAGCAAAGCCTTTTCTGA
- a CDS encoding serine hydrolase domain-containing protein — protein MKFLKKFLLWFFGILLVLIAVLYITGYGYLITAVRTIYFHGHVTAFLDDYQYFDNRTIQKGNPQPWAEAKDYNKIAATHVLDSINKKTGTVAFLIIKNDSVWYETYYDGYEKDSKSNSFSMAKSVVSAALGKAITDRKIKSLDQKVSDFFPEFKDGKSAAMTVGDLSSMASGLNWDESYYSPFSITTQAYFDGDLNSVILGLKGVSEPGKSYIYLSGNTQLLAMCIEKATGKSLADYVSDSFWKPMGAENEALWQTDHENGMVKAYCCIASNARDFARFGKLYKQYGKWNGKQIIDSAFVAKSIKPRFEDSPQYGYGWWLFDHDGKKGYCMRGHLGQYVIVIPDQDAIIVRLGKNTIKTTTDSPFGDDFYVYLEEATKMLTNKK, from the coding sequence ATGAAATTCCTTAAAAAATTCCTGCTGTGGTTCTTCGGCATTCTCCTTGTACTGATTGCTGTTTTATATATCACCGGTTACGGCTACCTCATCACAGCGGTCAGGACGATATATTTCCACGGCCACGTTACGGCTTTCCTCGACGATTATCAATATTTCGACAACCGTACGATTCAAAAAGGCAATCCACAACCCTGGGCAGAAGCTAAGGATTACAACAAAATAGCTGCAACACATGTCCTGGATTCGATCAATAAAAAAACCGGCACGGTCGCTTTCCTGATCATTAAGAATGACAGCGTGTGGTATGAAACCTATTACGACGGTTACGAAAAAGACTCGAAATCCAACTCCTTTTCGATGGCTAAAAGCGTCGTTTCGGCGGCGTTGGGCAAAGCCATTACCGATCGAAAAATCAAAAGCCTGGACCAGAAGGTTTCCGATTTCTTTCCCGAATTCAAAGACGGGAAATCGGCTGCAATGACGGTAGGCGATCTGTCATCGATGGCTTCGGGACTGAATTGGGATGAATCGTATTACAGTCCGTTCTCGATTACGACACAGGCGTATTTTGATGGCGATCTGAATTCAGTAATCCTTGGGCTGAAAGGTGTTTCAGAGCCTGGAAAATCATATATTTATTTAAGCGGAAACACGCAATTGCTGGCGATGTGCATCGAGAAAGCAACCGGAAAAAGCCTCGCCGATTACGTTTCTGATAGTTTCTGGAAACCGATGGGTGCCGAAAACGAAGCGCTTTGGCAAACGGATCATGAAAATGGCATGGTTAAAGCATATTGCTGTATTGCTTCGAATGCGCGTGATTTTGCCCGTTTCGGGAAATTGTACAAACAGTATGGGAAATGGAATGGGAAGCAGATCATCGACAGCGCTTTTGTGGCCAAATCCATCAAACCCAGATTCGAAGATTCTCCGCAATATGGCTACGGCTGGTGGCTTTTTGACCACGATGGCAAGAAAGGATATTGCATGCGCGGGCATCTGGGGCAGTATGTTATTGTCATTCCGGACCAGGATGCCATTATCGTGCGGCTTGGGAAAAACACCATTAAAACGACGACCGACAGTCCGTTTGGTGATGATTTTTATGTATATTTGGAAGAAGCCACTAAGATGCTGACCAACAAGAAATAA
- a CDS encoding 3'-5' exonuclease, translated as MIEKIQLQNILFLDIETVPCEENYQNLDPDWKVLWEQKTQYQRRDEYTPEAFYDRAGIWAEFGKIICISAGYFTLKGDIRHFRVTSFFGDEVSLLKDFNNLLNNHFDQPQHVLCGHNAKEFDIPFLARRMIINGIPIPQKLNLFGKKPWEIPHLDTLELWKFGDYKHFTSLKLLTKVLGIPSPKGDIDGSQVGHVYYIEKDIDRIITYCEKDVIAVAQVFLKLRREELLIAEEIIHV; from the coding sequence ATGATAGAAAAAATCCAACTTCAGAACATCCTGTTCCTAGACATTGAAACGGTTCCGTGCGAGGAAAATTACCAAAATCTTGACCCCGACTGGAAAGTGCTTTGGGAACAGAAAACCCAATACCAGCGCCGTGATGAATACACGCCTGAGGCATTCTATGACCGTGCCGGCATCTGGGCCGAATTCGGGAAAATCATCTGCATTTCTGCAGGATATTTTACATTAAAAGGTGATATCCGGCATTTTCGGGTGACTTCATTTTTTGGAGATGAAGTGAGTTTGCTAAAGGATTTCAATAACCTTCTGAACAATCATTTTGATCAGCCGCAACATGTGTTGTGTGGGCACAATGCAAAGGAATTCGACATTCCCTTTCTGGCAAGAAGAATGATTATCAATGGAATACCGATTCCTCAGAAACTGAATCTTTTCGGAAAAAAGCCATGGGAAATTCCACATTTAGACACTCTGGAATTGTGGAAATTCGGAGACTATAAACATTTCACTTCCCTGAAATTACTGACCAAAGTCCTCGGCATTCCTTCCCCAAAAGGTGATATCGACGGCAGCCAGGTAGGCCACGTCTATTATATTGAAAAAGACATCGACCGGATCATCACCTATTGTGAAAAGGATGTGATTGCCGTAGCGCAGGTTTTCTTGAAGCTCCGTCGCGAGGAATTGCTGATTGCGGAGGAGATCATCCATGTGTAG
- a CDS encoding S8 family serine peptidase, with product MKTTFKKTTLFVFAAMLLTSFAFSQNAKEVGDIIRDYDLVKLKSLEQKYTRKSEIEKKKAIEAAKINGWPEFRMGRDGSYEELMKVSPQGFPIYYSTSNVNAAISTRANILQSVYNLKGQGMTARIWDGGKVRASHQEFGGRVAVVDATAGPDGNNFHSTHVTGTVVAAGVDPAAKGMAPMANARTFNWTNDTGEVLSEVQAGMLLSNHSYGVPSTSVPGWYIGSYDDDARTWDEIAYNSPYYLMVASAGNNGNDANNQGSTAGFDKLTGNKVSKNNLVVANCQDAVITQSGNLTSVSINSSSSQGPADDLRIKPDITGNGTNLYSTFESSDTDYGSISGTSMASPNVMGTLLLLQQHYKNVNQQFMKSATLKALACHTADDAGLAGPDAVFGWGLLNGKKAAEAISNNGIGSVISEETLNQGQTYTITVNASGDVPMKATIVWTDVPGEVGNGNLNDTTPALVNDLDIRITQNAATYYPWKLRANANQTATNISDNNVDNVERVDIPNAFGTFTITVTHKGTLVGGSQKFSLVVTGIESQFALTASSPDQVVCSSGTAAYSFNYNATTSEATTFSALGLPPGVVATFSQSSLAIPGPVTMTLSNLQGLAAGDYVIGFKGQNSTEEEIKNVNLKIYSSTYENLLLTTPANMQQGLATTLGLDWEPGNNVQSYRLQVSTTPDFNTLVTDIVTTETDYILSGLSAATRYYWRVLPINVCGQATSNTVNRFDTGSQTCDIVYAATDYSNALIGDTENSVGSVPITVSGGMTVGSLAVSVNISHTYIEDFTVYLEGPNALGNPFIRLFEQPCGDNDDIVATVSDAGTPYVCGTNPGISGIVQPVDPLSDFNNMPADGVWTLYVVDAFNGDGGVINNFSLNFCNVVSANLNTEYQQFEANVAVYPNPTKGLLNVKLPDPASTTTLTLCDMRGRSIFSKQTNAASDTMNIETLQDGMYVLSISNEKYKVSKKVVLSR from the coding sequence TTGAAAACCACATTTAAAAAAACGACTCTTTTTGTTTTTGCAGCAATGCTTTTAACATCATTTGCTTTTTCCCAAAACGCTAAAGAGGTGGGTGACATCATCCGGGATTATGATCTTGTCAAGCTGAAATCACTGGAACAAAAGTATACCCGCAAATCAGAAATAGAAAAAAAGAAAGCAATCGAGGCCGCCAAAATAAATGGCTGGCCGGAATTCAGGATGGGTAGGGACGGCTCTTATGAAGAATTGATGAAAGTCTCTCCACAGGGTTTCCCGATTTATTATTCCACCTCAAATGTGAATGCAGCCATTTCGACCAGGGCAAATATCCTGCAATCTGTATATAACCTGAAAGGGCAGGGTATGACTGCAAGGATATGGGACGGCGGAAAAGTACGTGCCTCGCATCAGGAATTTGGCGGGCGTGTTGCCGTGGTGGATGCCACTGCGGGACCAGACGGTAATAATTTCCATTCGACACATGTTACCGGGACAGTAGTCGCCGCAGGGGTAGATCCTGCTGCGAAAGGCATGGCGCCTATGGCCAATGCGAGGACTTTCAACTGGACCAATGATACCGGCGAGGTACTTTCGGAAGTGCAGGCGGGTATGTTGCTTTCAAACCATTCTTATGGTGTCCCATCCACTTCAGTACCGGGATGGTATATCGGGTCTTATGATGATGATGCGCGCACTTGGGATGAAATCGCATACAATTCGCCCTATTACCTGATGGTAGCTTCGGCCGGAAACAATGGAAACGATGCCAATAATCAGGGTTCCACTGCGGGATTTGACAAGCTTACAGGAAATAAGGTTTCTAAAAATAACCTGGTAGTAGCGAATTGCCAGGATGCGGTTATTACCCAATCCGGAAATCTTACATCAGTTTCCATTAACAGCAGCAGCAGCCAGGGACCGGCCGATGATTTGCGCATCAAGCCGGATATTACAGGGAACGGGACCAATCTATATTCGACTTTTGAAAGCAGCGATACTGATTACGGAAGCATTTCCGGAACATCAATGGCCTCGCCAAACGTAATGGGAACGTTGCTTTTGCTTCAGCAACATTATAAAAATGTGAACCAGCAATTCATGAAATCCGCTACATTAAAAGCATTGGCCTGCCATACTGCTGATGATGCAGGGTTGGCGGGACCTGATGCTGTTTTCGGATGGGGATTATTGAATGGAAAAAAAGCAGCCGAAGCCATCAGTAATAATGGTATTGGATCTGTGATTAGTGAAGAAACCCTGAACCAGGGCCAGACCTATACTATTACTGTAAACGCAAGCGGTGATGTTCCGATGAAAGCCACTATCGTATGGACAGATGTACCGGGCGAGGTTGGTAATGGGAACCTCAATGATACGACTCCTGCGCTTGTAAATGACCTTGATATCAGGATCACCCAAAATGCGGCAACCTATTATCCGTGGAAATTGCGTGCAAATGCAAACCAGACCGCAACCAATATTTCAGATAATAATGTGGACAATGTGGAACGTGTCGATATCCCGAACGCTTTTGGAACTTTTACGATTACCGTAACCCACAAAGGGACACTGGTGGGTGGTTCGCAGAAATTTTCACTGGTTGTCACCGGAATCGAATCGCAATTTGCATTAACGGCGTCTTCACCGGACCAGGTGGTTTGCAGTTCGGGCACAGCTGCATATAGTTTTAATTATAATGCGACTACTTCTGAAGCGACTACTTTTTCGGCCTTAGGCTTGCCTCCAGGAGTTGTGGCAACTTTCAGTCAGTCCTCGTTAGCGATTCCTGGCCCGGTTACGATGACGCTTTCAAACCTTCAGGGGCTTGCCGCGGGCGATTATGTTATAGGCTTCAAAGGACAAAACAGCACCGAAGAAGAGATAAAAAACGTAAACCTGAAAATTTACAGCAGTACTTATGAGAACCTGCTTTTAACAACCCCGGCAAATATGCAACAAGGCCTGGCAACAACGTTGGGTCTTGACTGGGAACCGGGCAATAATGTGCAAAGTTATCGACTGCAGGTTTCTACCACGCCGGATTTCAATACTTTGGTGACGGACATAGTTACCACCGAGACAGATTATATCCTTTCGGGATTAAGCGCGGCTACAAGATATTACTGGAGGGTGCTTCCGATAAATGTTTGCGGACAAGCCACATCCAATACCGTGAACCGATTTGATACCGGGTCACAAACCTGCGATATCGTGTATGCCGCTACAGATTATTCCAACGCTCTTATCGGCGACACGGAAAATTCTGTGGGGTCTGTGCCTATAACCGTTTCAGGCGGAATGACAGTGGGCAGCCTTGCGGTCAGTGTTAATATCTCCCATACTTATATCGAAGATTTTACAGTTTATCTTGAAGGCCCCAATGCATTGGGCAATCCGTTCATACGCCTGTTTGAACAGCCATGCGGCGATAATGATGATATCGTTGCTACGGTAAGCGATGCGGGGACACCTTATGTTTGCGGTACCAATCCAGGTATTTCAGGAATTGTGCAGCCGGTTGATCCGTTGAGCGACTTTAATAACATGCCTGCTGATGGGGTGTGGACTTTATATGTAGTCGATGCCTTCAATGGGGATGGTGGCGTAATCAATAATTTCAGCCTGAATTTCTGTAATGTCGTTTCGGCAAACCTGAATACCGAATACCAACAATTTGAAGCCAATGTTGCGGTATACCCAAACCCGACAAAAGGCTTGCTGAACGTAAAACTTCCTGATCCTGCATCAACTACCACGCTCACTCTATGTGATATGAGGGGCAGGAGCATCTTTTCAAAGCAAACCAATGCTGCCTCTGATACCATGAACATTGAAACGCTTCAGGACGGAATGTACGTGCTTTCAATATCAAATGAAAAGTATAAGGTTTCGAAGAAAGTGGTGTTAAGCAGGTAA